One Euphorbia lathyris chromosome 1, ddEupLath1.1, whole genome shotgun sequence DNA segment encodes these proteins:
- the LOC136206237 gene encoding transcription initiation factor TFIID subunit 14b, which produces MVNASSLPARPPPVESQPEGFFSAAKSQRIRCGNDTEESENKVTNRRINDMEVSVPVVHGTIAFYLGRKASESQSHKWTVYVRGATNEDLGVVIKRVVFHLHPSFNNPTRVVESPPFEISECGWGEFEIAITLYFHSDVCDKQLELYHQLKLYPEDETSPQSIKKPVVVESYNDIVFPDPTEMFLARVLNHPAVVVPRLPAGFHLPIPVPAGNISDKKRGDTKDHPLSRWFLNFSEADELLKLAAAREEVQAHIVKLRRQLSMIDGLPQPPIGVTSYDL; this is translated from the exons ATGGTTAATGCATCCTCATTACCGGCTAGACCACCGCCGGTTGAATCTCAGCCCGAAGGATTTTTCTCTGCTGCGAAATCGCAGCGCATCAGATGTGGGAACGATACTGAAGAGAGCGAGAATAAG GTTACAAACAGGAGAATCAATGACATGGAAGTAAGCGTTCCTGTGGTACATGGAACAATTGCATTTTACCTTGGACGAAAGGCTAGTGA GTCTCAGTCACATAAGTGGACTGTCTATGTGCGTGGGGCAACAAATGAAGATCTTGGAGTAGTGATAAAGCGAGTGGTGTTCCACTTGCATCCCAGTTTCAATAATCCCACAAGAGTGGTGGAGTCACCTCCTTTTGAGATATCAGAATGTGGCTGGGGTGAATTTGAAATTGCAATCACTCTTTACTTTCACAGCGATGTTTGTGATAAACAGTTAGAGTT GTATCACCAGTTGAAGCTGTATCCTGAAGATGAAACCTCTCCTCAATCAATAAAAAAACCAGTTGTTGTGGAATCTTACAATGACATTGTCTTTCCTGATCCTACAGAAATGTTTTTGGCTCGTGTGCTTAATCATCCTGCTGTAGTTGTGCCCAGACTACCTGCTGGATTTCATTTACCTATTCCTG TTCCTGCTGGAAATATAAGTGACAAAAAGAGAGGAGACACGAAAGATCATCCCTTAAGCCGAtggtttttgaatttttcagAAGCAGATGAGCTTTTGAAACTTGCAGCTGCTCGCGAGGAG GTGCAGGCTCATATTGTTAAGCTGAGAAGACAACTGAGTATGATAGATGGGCTTCCTCAACCACCTATAGGTGTCACTTCTTATGACTTATGA